One genomic region from Jeotgalibacillus haloalkalitolerans encodes:
- a CDS encoding SprT family protein produces MTNEELQKLTEQISLESFGKKFQHQAYFNGRLRTTGGRYLLVSHHIEINKKYLDEHGYDELVGIIKHELAHYHLHIEGRGYQHRDRDFRELIKQVGAPRFCTPLPSQKKKRLPRNKVYECTGCGQMYHRKRRFDTSKYRCGKCSGKLRFLGVDQSIG; encoded by the coding sequence ATGACGAACGAAGAGCTGCAAAAGTTAACTGAACAGATCTCACTCGAATCATTCGGGAAGAAGTTTCAGCACCAGGCGTATTTCAATGGGCGGCTCAGAACGACAGGCGGGAGGTACCTGCTTGTCAGCCATCATATCGAAATCAATAAGAAGTACCTTGATGAACACGGCTACGATGAACTTGTCGGAATCATCAAGCATGAGCTCGCGCATTATCACCTTCATATAGAAGGAAGAGGGTATCAGCATCGTGACCGCGACTTCAGGGAGTTAATCAAACAGGTCGGCGCACCAAGGTTCTGTACGCCATTACCATCACAGAAGAAAAAACGTCTTCCTCGTAATAAGGTATATGAATGCACTGGCTGCGGTCAGATGTATCACCGGAAGAGAAGGTTTGATACAAGTAAGTACCGCTGCGGTAAGTGCAGCGGGAAGCTCAGGTTTTTAGGTGTGGATCAGTCGATCGGATAG